The nucleotide sequence CCATGAGGGCAGAATAACCCGCCGGCGGACCGCCGGAAAGCGTTCCCTTCCGGCCCGCGCCGGGTTATCCTAACCCGGCATCGTGAAACGTCCCTGGTGGATCGCGGCGCTCCTGGGCGCCTGTTCGCTCTACACGCCCGACGCGGGCGACTCGGCGGGATCCCTCCCGGACCCACGGGAGGCGGAAAATGTCCGCTTCGACTCGCTGGTGGATGCGTACCTGGCCGGCTATCGTGCGACCTATCCGGTGCGCGCCACGCGCCAGGGCGTCCACGACTTCGACGCGCGGTTCGGCGTTCTTTCCCGCGCCGCTTTCGATCTGCGCGCCGGGCATCTGCGGGGGTACCTCGAGCGGCTCCTCAGGGTGGATGCGGCGGCCCTCCGGGCCGAGCGGCGGCGCGACGCCCGGCTCCTGCGCCACCGCCTGGAGGCCGAAATCCTGGAGCTCGAGGGTCTGCGCCGCTGGCAGCGCGATCCGACGTTCTACACCGGCCTCCTGCGGGACGGACTCCTGCCTTTAGCCCTCGTCCCCACAGGCCCGCCGGAGCGGCGCCTGGCGCGGATCATCGACCGACTCGAGCAGGTCCGCGACGTCGTGTTCGCCGCGCGGGAGAACCTCGAGGGATTCCCCAGGATCCGCGCCGAGGCGGCGCTCGACGACTTGTCCGAGCTTCGGGATTTCGTCCGGGCCGGGCTTCCGGCGCTTTTTCCCCGGGAACTGGATCCCTCCGTGCGCCCGCGGTTCGAACGGGCGCAGAAAGGCGCCCTCCAGGCGTTCGACGAACTCGCCGACCGGGTCAGCACCGCGCTTTCGGAGGCCGGCCCCGGGAGCTTTGCGTGGGGAGAGGATCTTCTCCGCGCGCGGCTCCTCCATGAGGAGATGATCGAAGAGCCTCTCGACGACCTTCTCCGTGTTCTCGAGTCGGAAATTCCCCGGGCGCGGCAGGAGCGGCGCGACGCCGTGGAGAAATCCGACCGTGCGCCGGACCTCGCGCGGCGGGTTGAAGATCTTCGCCGGCGATCGGACGAGATCGTCCCCGTCCCGCCGGACGACCCGGGACTTGTGTCCGTGGAGCCTCCTTGGAACAGACCGATGGCTCCCCCGTTGGAGCTTTTCGCTCCAGGTCCCTTCGAGGGGGATCGCTTCCGGAGCACGCTTCTGGCGGCGCTTCCCGGAAGTCCCGGAGCGGCCGAGACCGTCTCGGTCCTGCATTTCCTGGCCCGTGAAACGTATCCCGGGCGCCACGTCTATTCGCTCTATCTGTCCGCCGGTCCCTCGAAGCTCCGCGCCGCGTTTCCCTCGCGCGCGCTGGCCGACGGCTGGGCCCACGAGGCGGCGCGTCACGCGGCCGGAGCTCCCGATCTGCTTGAGCTTTGCCGGGGCGTGGCGGCCCTCCGCATGCATGCGCGTGGGATGACGCTCGCGGAAGCGGCGGCGTTCCTGGCACGGGAAGCCGCGCTTCCTCCCGCCGTCGCCGAACGCGAAGCCCGCCGCGCGGCCCTCGACCCGGAGATCTTCCTCGGCATCTGGGCCTCCCTGCAGATCCGGTCTCTGCGGAACGACGTCGCCGCCCGTTCAGAACTTTCGGGTCGCGAGTTTCACCGCGTCCTGCTTTCCCAGGGGGGAGCGCCTCTGCCGCTCCTGCGGGAAATCCTTCTCGGCGGGGCGCCCCCGTAGGGGCCGCCGACTCCGCGGCTTGACCGACTCCGCGGCCGGGCTACAATGAGGGCCGCCGTTCGTCCTCTTATGAGAAGCGCGGCCGTCAGTGTCCTGGCTTCGCTGGCCGTCCATGCCGCCGCCCTCGCCGGCGTGGCGAGCCTGGGTCTCTGGTCCGGCCGCCTTCGCTCCGATCCGGCGGACGCCGGGGTTCGAATCGTTCCCGACGCAGGGGCGCCGGTCGAAATCGAGCTCCTTCCTCCACCGCGACCGGCGGAGGATCCCGTGCGGTTCGACTCTCCCCGGCCGACCGCGAGCCTGGAACCCGATCCGCCGACCTTCGAGCCCTTCGTGGAGGCGCCGGCGCCGGAAGCCGCCGAGGAACGGGATCGCTTCCGGCCCATGCCCGCGCCCCCCGTCTTCGATCGGCCTCCGCGTCCGACGCTCACCCGCGTCGTCGCCGCCGCGGCCGTGGAGGCGCCGCCGGCCGAGATCCACAATCCGCCCCCCGAGTACCCGGCGCTGGCGGTGCGCCGCCGCTGGGAGGGATCCGTGGTCGTCGGGTTCGAGGTGCGGCCGGACGGTACCTGCGCCGACGTCGCGATCGTGCAGAGCTCCGGGCACGCGGTGCTCGACGAAGCGGCGGTGCGGGCGGTTCGGGAGTGGCGATTCAAGCCCGCGGTCCGCGACGGCATTCCGGTCGCCGCACGGCAGACGATCCGCTTCACGTTCCGTCTGGAGAAGTAATCCATGGGACGCCGCCTGACCCACGTGGGTCCCGACGGAGCCGCGCGCATGGTGGACGTGGCGGGCAAGGAGCCCACGCACCGCGTCGCCGTCGCCGAGGCGCGGGTTCGGATGAAGCCCGCCACGCTCCGGACGATCCGTCGCGGCGGGGCCGCCAAGGGGAACGTTCTCGAAATCGCGCGGATCGCGGGCATTCAGGCGGCCAAGCAGACGTCCGCGCTCATTCCCCTGTGTCATCCCCTGGCGCTGACGCGCGTGGCCGTGGATCTGACGCCGGAGCCGCCGGGCGGGTTGCGCATCGAAGCCCGGGCGGAGGCCCTGGACCGGACGGGCGTGGAGATGGAGGCCCTGACGGCGGCCGCCGTGGCGGGGCTGACCGTTTACGATATGTGCAAGGCCATTGACAGGGAGATGGAAATCGGTACAATCCGCCTCCTCGAAAAATCCGGGGGCAAGAGCGGACCCTTCATGAGAGCCGAGAGGCGAAAGCGGAAGCGGTAGCTCGGGCGGCCGTGCGCCGCCGAAGGTCTCCGTCCGTCGTTTCTTCACCCGGCCCCCTGAGAGGATGAAACCATGAGCCAGAGCTATCGCGTCGCCATTGTGGGCGCCACGGGCGCCGTGGGTCTCAAGTTCATCGAGTGCATCGAGCGCCGCCGGTTTCCGGCGGGAGAGGTCGTCCTGTACGCCTCGCCGAAGTCGGAAGGGAAGGTCCTTCACGTCAACGGCAAGCCGTGCCGGATCGTGGGCCTTTCCCGCGACCGCGTGGAGCGGTTCGATTTCGCCTTCTTCAGCGCCGGCGCCGGGGTGTCCAAGGAATACGCGCCGCTTTTCGCCCAGAAGGGCGCGGTCGTGATCGACAACTCCAGCGCCTGGCGGATGGACCCGCAGACGCCGCTCGTCGTGCCGGAGGTGAATCCTCAGGACATCGCCCGCCACAAGGGCATCATCGCCAACCCCAACTGTTCGACGATTCAGATGGTCGTGGCGCTCAAGCCGCTGCACGACGCCGCGCGCGTGCGGCGCGTGGTGGTCTCCACGTACCAGGCCGTCAGCGGCGCCGGCGGCCGCGCCCTGGAGGAGTTCGACGCGGAGGTTCTGGCGCACGTCCACAAGACGGCGCCTCCCAAGCGCACCGTCTTCCCGCGGCCTATCGCCTTCAATGCCATCGCGCAGATTCCCCAGAAAGACGCGTTCCTGCCGACCGGCTACACGGTTGAGGAAACCAAGATGATCGAGGAAACCAAGAAGATCATGGGAGATTCCTCGATCCGGGTGGCGGCCACCTGCGTGCGGATCCCCGTCCGCAACGGCCACAGCGAGTCGATCAACGTGGAGACGGATCGGAAACTGACGGCGGCGGAGGCGGTGGCGCTGCTCCGGAAGGCCCCCGGCGTGCGGGTCTACGAGCGTCCGGAAGATTTTCCGACGCCCGCCGAAATCAGCGGGACGGACGAGACCCACGTGGGCCGGATCCGGGAGGACTGGACGGTGCCCCACGGCCTGCACCTGTGGGTGGTGGCCGACAATATCCTGAAGGGCGCGGCGCTCAACGCCGTGCAGATCGCGGAAGCCATCATCCGGAAGTAGCGGGAGGATGTCCCGGAAGCGCAACATCCGCATCGTCGTCGAGTACGACGGCACGCGCTATTTCGGCTGGCAGCTCCAGAAGGACCGTCCGACCGTACAGGGGGAGCTTCAACGGGCGGTTCAGGAGATCGCCGGCCGCCGCACCCTCGTCGTGGGCGCCGGCCGGACGGACGCGGGCGTGCACGCCGAAGCGCAGGTCGCCAACTTCCACACGACGAGTCCGATCCCGGCCGGCAAGTGGCCGGAGGCCCTCAACGCGCACCTTCCGGAGGACGTGGCGGTCCTTTCCGCCGCGGAGGCGCCGCTGGACTTCCACGCGCAGTTCGCGGCGACCTCGAAGGTGTACCGCTACCGGGTCCTCAACCGGCCGGTGCGGAGCGCCCTGGAACGCTTCCGGACGCACCTCGTGAAGGCGCCCCTGGACGTGGCCCGCCTTCAGGAGGCGGCGCGCCGCCTGGAGGGCACCCATGACTTCCGGTCGTTCGGCAGCGAGATGTCCCGCAAGGGGGACACGGTCCGGACGATCTTCTCGTTTTCGGTGGCGCGACACGGAGACTTCGTGGACTTCGTGGTTCACGGGGACGGGTTCCTGTACAACCAGGTGCGTTCGATGGTGGGCACCCTCCTGGCCGTGGGGCTCGGGAGGCGCCCGCCGGAATGGGTGACCGAGGTGCTCCAGGCCCGGGACCGCTCGCGGGCGGGCGCGAACGTCCCC is from Planctomycetota bacterium and encodes:
- a CDS encoding DUF885 family protein; the encoded protein is MKRPWWIAALLGACSLYTPDAGDSAGSLPDPREAENVRFDSLVDAYLAGYRATYPVRATRQGVHDFDARFGVLSRAAFDLRAGHLRGYLERLLRVDAAALRAERRRDARLLRHRLEAEILELEGLRRWQRDPTFYTGLLRDGLLPLALVPTGPPERRLARIIDRLEQVRDVVFAARENLEGFPRIRAEAALDDLSELRDFVRAGLPALFPRELDPSVRPRFERAQKGALQAFDELADRVSTALSEAGPGSFAWGEDLLRARLLHEEMIEEPLDDLLRVLESEIPRARQERRDAVEKSDRAPDLARRVEDLRRRSDEIVPVPPDDPGLVSVEPPWNRPMAPPLELFAPGPFEGDRFRSTLLAALPGSPGAAETVSVLHFLARETYPGRHVYSLYLSAGPSKLRAAFPSRALADGWAHEAARHAAGAPDLLELCRGVAALRMHARGMTLAEAAAFLAREAALPPAVAEREARRAALDPEIFLGIWASLQIRSLRNDVAARSELSGREFHRVLLSQGGAPLPLLREILLGGAPP
- a CDS encoding energy transducer TonB gives rise to the protein MRSAAVSVLASLAVHAAALAGVASLGLWSGRLRSDPADAGVRIVPDAGAPVEIELLPPPRPAEDPVRFDSPRPTASLEPDPPTFEPFVEAPAPEAAEERDRFRPMPAPPVFDRPPRPTLTRVVAAAAVEAPPAEIHNPPPEYPALAVRRRWEGSVVVGFEVRPDGTCADVAIVQSSGHAVLDEAAVRAVREWRFKPAVRDGIPVAARQTIRFTFRLEK
- the moaC gene encoding cyclic pyranopterin monophosphate synthase MoaC, encoding MGRRLTHVGPDGAARMVDVAGKEPTHRVAVAEARVRMKPATLRTIRRGGAAKGNVLEIARIAGIQAAKQTSALIPLCHPLALTRVAVDLTPEPPGGLRIEARAEALDRTGVEMEALTAAAVAGLTVYDMCKAIDREMEIGTIRLLEKSGGKSGPFMRAERRKRKR
- a CDS encoding aspartate-semialdehyde dehydrogenase — its product is MSQSYRVAIVGATGAVGLKFIECIERRRFPAGEVVLYASPKSEGKVLHVNGKPCRIVGLSRDRVERFDFAFFSAGAGVSKEYAPLFAQKGAVVIDNSSAWRMDPQTPLVVPEVNPQDIARHKGIIANPNCSTIQMVVALKPLHDAARVRRVVVSTYQAVSGAGGRALEEFDAEVLAHVHKTAPPKRTVFPRPIAFNAIAQIPQKDAFLPTGYTVEETKMIEETKKIMGDSSIRVAATCVRIPVRNGHSESINVETDRKLTAAEAVALLRKAPGVRVYERPEDFPTPAEISGTDETHVGRIREDWTVPHGLHLWVVADNILKGAALNAVQIAEAIIRK
- the truA gene encoding tRNA pseudouridine(38-40) synthase TruA produces the protein MSRKRNIRIVVEYDGTRYFGWQLQKDRPTVQGELQRAVQEIAGRRTLVVGAGRTDAGVHAEAQVANFHTTSPIPAGKWPEALNAHLPEDVAVLSAAEAPLDFHAQFAATSKVYRYRVLNRPVRSALERFRTHLVKAPLDVARLQEAARRLEGTHDFRSFGSEMSRKGDTVRTIFSFSVARHGDFVDFVVHGDGFLYNQVRSMVGTLLAVGLGRRPPEWVTEVLQARDRSRAGANVPAKGLTLVEVRYDGAPRKRPAAGKAGATRPGAGTA